The following is a genomic window from Niveispirillum cyanobacteriorum.
GGCGGATATCTGGCTGAACCCGGTGCATGTGGTGCGGCTGGGCGATACGCGCATGCTGTTCAACGCCGACCCCACATCCCGCGCCGATTATGCCAAGGCCCCGCGCGCGACCGGTGAGCGCTGGTATCAGGATAACAGCCGCGAACAGGTGCGGGACGAGGTTATACGCCAGGGACTGATCCCCAATGGTGCCGTCATCGAACGGGCGGGTGTGCCCACGACATCGTCCAAGCCGCGCTATGCCCTGGCCGCCCCCTTCGCCGCCCTGTTCGATCCCGGTTTGCAGGGTGAGGCGCTGGTGAGAGCGGCCAAGGGGTGGGCCGATGCGACCTTGAACCCCATGGCGCTGGCCCGCATCGTGTCCTTGCGCGGCTCCACCGACCGGGACGGGGGCGATATCCTAGTGCGCTTTCCCAATGGGGAGACGCGGTTGCTGGCGCCGGGTCCCAGCAGCCGTATCGCGCAGTCCGTGGTAGAACAGTTCGCGCCCCGGTTCCTGACCGATCCCGTGGTGCTGTGGCTGTCGGAAAGTGCGGCCAAGGTGGCGGCGCGCGATGAGGGCTGGATCAAGCGGCTGCGCCTGCGCATCACGCCCGACCGCACCCTGCCCGACATTATCCTGCTGGACCGGGGGCACAGCGCCGCCGACCTGAAGCTGGTCTTCGTGGAGGTGGTGGCAACCGACGGGCCCGTCACCGAACAGCGGGCGCAAGCCTTCCTGGGTATAGCCGCCGAGGGTGGCTTTGACCCGTCGCGCGTGGCCTGCGTCACCGCCTTCCTGGACCGCGACCGGGCAGAGGTGAAGAAGGCCCTGCCCTCCCTGGCCTGGGGCAGCCATGTCTGGTTCGCGTCCGAACCCGAACGCCTTGTCCGCCTGCTGGCCGAGCCGGGGCCGTTGCAGGGGATGGGTTGATCAGGCCCTTGCCACCAGTTCCATGCCCAGCGACCGTAGCGCATCCCAATAGCCGGGATAGGTCTTGGCGACACAGCCGGGGTCCAGGATGGTGATACCATGGATCTTCAGCCCGGCCAGCGCAAAGGACATGGCGATGCGGTGGTCGGCATAGGTGTGGATATCGGTGGCCAGGGTCTGGCCGGCCAGGGCCGGATCGGCAGCCACGATCAGATCATCGCCTTCCTCCCAGGCAAGACCCGGGCGGATCTTGGCCAGTTCGGTGGAGAGTGCGCGGGTGCGGTCACATTCCTTGACGCGTAGATTGGCGATGCCGACAAAGCGTACCGGATGATTGTTGAACGCAGCCAATACCGCCAGGGTCGGCACGGCATCCTGCATCTGTGACCCGTCAATGACCGCCGGCATATTGGGGAACTGCGCGATCACGGCTTGGGCACAGGCGTCGGGCTGCGTGAAGGCATCCGACGGCACACCCAGGTCGATACGCCCCCCCGTCAACACCTCTGCCGCCCAAAGGTAAGTCGCCGCTGACGCATCGGGTTCGATGACGTAATCGGCGGCCTTGTACCCGGTGGGCAGCACGCGCCAAGTGGCGGCATCCTGCTGTTCCACTACGGCGCCAAAGGCGCGCATGGCCGCCAAAGTCAGGTCGATATAGCCGCGCGCGCCGATGTCACTGCCCGTCAGGGCGATGTCGATGGGGCCACTGGAACAGGCCGCCGCCATCAGGATGGCGCTGACATATTGGCTGGACAGGCCGGCATCGATCTCGACCCGCCCCGGCGCCAGCGCGCCCTTGCCGCGCACGGTAACGGGGGGGCAGCCAGTTGGCGCCTCCAGATCGACGCCCAGCGCCGTCAGCGCCTTGACCAGCGGGGCGATGGGCCGCTTGCGCATATGCTCATCCCCGTCCACCACCACGGTGCCATCGACCGTGGCGACAGCGGCGGTCAGGAAACGGGTGGCCGTGCCGGCATTGCCCAGGAACAACGGCCCAGCGGGGGCCGCCAGCCGCCCGCTGCTGGTCACGATGAAGGTCGTGGCGTCGGGTTCATCGACGGTGACACCCATATGCCGCAGGGCATTGGCCATGTGCCGGGTGTCATCGCTTTTCAGCGCGCCGGTCAGGCGGCTGGTACCCTTTGCGAGGGCCGCCAGCAGCAGGGCGCGGTTGGTGATGGATTTCGATCCCGGCGGCACCACGCGGCCTGTCAGGGGATGGGTCGGCGGAATGACCGTTACTGCCGCCACGCCCGTCGCCGTCACCATCGCATCCCCCTTGCCAGACCGCACAGAACAGGCGGCGACCCTACCAAGCAGGCGGGTAGACAGAAAACCTCTTTGCCACCGGGGGCGATGTGCGTGGGGCGCAGGGCGGGAGCGTTGATCAGCTACTCCCGCTCTTCGTCGTCATCCCGGCGAAAGCCGGGACCCAAGGGCCAAGCGCCCGACGGCTGTGCCGCGGCACGCGGAGCAGGAGGACAGGGTTGAGCTTGAGGCCCCTGGGTCCCGGCTTTCGCCGGGATGACGATAGGGGATGCAAACTGCAAACTTCCCCCCAATGCGAAAATGGCGGGCCGTCCCAACCAGGAGACGGTCCGCCATTTCTCGATAGCCTCTCGGCTTCAGCCGGATGGGCACAAGCCACATAAAACCGCACAAGGGCGGGGGCTTCGCCGCGATAAATCCGGCCGATTTTCCGGCCGCCCGTCGCCCGGGTCGGTCGGTTTTGGCGGGGATTGGTCCTTAATGCCCCCGTCATGAAAAGAATGGTGCGCCCGTCGGACGAGGGTGACAACGCCCAATGGGGCATGGTGCGGGGCGGTAAAATCCCGCTCACCGCATGGCTATCTTAACGGATGCATGCCACCCGTGCCGAGGGGTGGGGGCGGAATGCTTGACACCCGACCCCGACCGGCTCACTTAATCGGTACTAAATTGGTCCTGTATTGAGAAAGGTTCGCAACGCCCATGCTGCGGCTCAGCAAGATGACGGATTACGCCGTGGTGGTCCTGACCACCCTGGCGCATGCCGACAGCGCGCTGCACACGGCCAATTCCCTGGCCGACCGCACGGGCCTGCCCATGCCGACGGTGCAGAAGCTGTTGAAGCTGCTGGCGCGGGGTGACCTTCTGCAATCGCACCGAGGGGCGGCGGGCGGCTACAGCCTGTCGCGCATGCCGGACCGGATCAATGTGGTGCATATCATCGAAGCGATCGAGGGGCCGATTGCGCTCACCGACTGTGTCGATGGTGGTTCCGGCGGTTGCGGGGTGCAGAGCCTGTGCTCCCGCAAGAACCATTGGGAAAAGGTGAACAGCGCCGTGCGCCGCGCGCTGGAGGATGTGACGTTGGCCGACATGGCCACCCCCGCTTTGTTCGATTTCGAGCGTGAGCCGGCGCCCCGCGCTGTGCTGGCCGGTTGAACGGGCTGGGGTTGAGGGGTTTGAAGGGGAGCGACGGATATGGCCGCCACTGAACAGACGATCGAACAGGTCAAAAACCTGGCGGAGGGGAAGTACAAATACGGCTTCTTCACCGATATCGAGTCGGAAACCGCGCCCAAGGGCCTGTCCGAAGACATCGTCCGTTTCATCTCCGCTAAGAAAGGGGAGCCGGAATGGCTTCTGGAATGGCGCCTCAAGGCCTATCGCCACTGGCTGACCATGGAAGAGCCGGACTGGGCTAAGCTGCACTACCCGCCCATCGATTATCAGGACAGCTATTACTACTCAGCGCCCAAGACGACGGCAGGGCCGAAGTCGCTGGACGAGGTCGATCCCGAGCTGCTGAAGACCTATGAGAAGCTGGGCATTCCGCTGAAGGAACAGGCTATCCTGGCGGGCGTTGAAGGCGCGGGCGACAGCCCGTCCATCGCGGTCGATGCCGTGTTCGATTCGGTCTCCGTGGCCACCACCTTCAAGAAAAAGCTGGAGGAAAAGGGCATCGTCTTCTGTTCCATCTCGGAGGCGGTGAAGACCCATCCCGATCTGGTGCGCCAGTATCTGGGTACCGTGGTCCCCTATTCCGACAATTACTTCGCGACCCTGAACTGCGCCGTCTTCACCGATGGCAGCTTCGTCTATATCCCCAAGGGCGTTCGCTGCCCCATGGAACTGTCCACCTATTTCCGCATCAACGCGAAGAATACAGGACAGTTCGAGCGCACGCTGATCATCGCCGACGAAGGCAGCTACGTTTCTTACCTTGAGGGCTGCACAGCCCCGCAGCGGGACGAGAACCAGTTGCATGCCGCCGTGGTGGAGCTGGTGGCCCTGGATGACGCGACCATCAAGTACAGCACCGTCCAGAACTGGTATCCGGGCGATGAGAATGGCAAGGGCGGTATCTATAATTTCGTGACCAAACGCGCCGCCTGCCGCGGTCGTAATTCCAAGGTAAGCTGGACTCAAGTTGAGACCGGTTCGGCCATCACCTGGAAATACCCGAGCTGCATCCTGCAGGGTGACAATTCGGTGGGCGAGTTCTATTCCGTCGCCATCACCAACAATATGCAGCAGGCTGATACCGGCACTAAGATGATCCATATCGGGAAGAACACCCGGTCAACCATCATCTCCAAAGGTATCTCCGCCGGCCGCGCCCAAAACACCTATCGCGGCCTGGTCCGCATCCTGCCCAAGGCCCAGAACGCCCGTAACTTCACCCAGTGCGACAGCCTGCTGATCGGCGACAAGTGCGGGGCGCATACCGTGCCTTATATCGAAAGCCGCAATCGCACCGCGCGGGTGGAGCATGAGGCGACGACGGCCAAGATCTCCGAAGACCAGCTGTTCTACTGCCAACAGCGCGGCCTGAAAGAAGAAGACGCGGTCGGCCTGATCGTGAACGGCTTCTGTAAGGAAGTGCTGAAGGAACTGCCCATGGAATTCGCCGTGGAAGCCCAGAAGCTGGTGGCGATCAGCCTTGAGGGCTCGGTGGGCTAAGCCCCGGATGAAGAGATGACGCGGGAAGGCCCAGCCCTTCCGCGATGAGATTTGAGTTGGAGCAGCAAATGTCCCTGATCGAAATCAAGAACCTGCACGCCACTGTGGATGGCAAGGCGATCCTGAAGGGGATCGATCTGACCATCAATGCCGGTGAGGTGCATGCCATCATGGGCCCCAATGGCGCGGGCAAGAGCACGCTGTCCTATGTGCTGGCGGGCCGTGAAGGCTATGAGATCACCGAGGGGTCCGTCACCTTCAACGGCCAGGACCTGCTGTCCATGGAGATTGAGGAGCGGGCCGCAGCCGGCCTGTTCCTAGCCTTCCAATACCCGGTCGAAATTCCCGGCGTGTCCAACACCACCTTCCTGAAGGAAGCGTTGAATGCCATCCGCAAGACGCGCGGGGAGACGCCGCTGGACGCCATGCAGTTCCTGAAGCTGATCCGGGCCAAGGCCAAGGATCTGTCGATGAACGACGACATGATCAAGCGCGCCGTCAATGTCGGCTTCTCCGGGGGCGAGAAGAAGCGCAACGAAGCGCTGCAAATGGCCGTGCTTCAGCCGAAGCTGGCCATCCTGGACGAGACCGACAGCGGTCTGGATATCGATGCGCTGAAGATCGTGGCCGAAGGCGTGAACCGTCTGCGCGGGCCTGAACGCGGCATGCTGGTCATCACCCACTATCAGCGTCTGCTGGACTACATCGTACCCGACGTGGTGCATGTGCTGGCCAATGGCCGCATCGTGAAGTCGGGGGGCAAGGATCTGGC
Proteins encoded in this region:
- a CDS encoding SUF system Fe-S cluster assembly regulator, which produces MLRLSKMTDYAVVVLTTLAHADSALHTANSLADRTGLPMPTVQKLLKLLARGDLLQSHRGAAGGYSLSRMPDRINVVHIIEAIEGPIALTDCVDGGSGGCGVQSLCSRKNHWEKVNSAVRRALEDVTLADMATPALFDFEREPAPRAVLAG
- the sufB gene encoding Fe-S cluster assembly protein SufB, whose amino-acid sequence is MAATEQTIEQVKNLAEGKYKYGFFTDIESETAPKGLSEDIVRFISAKKGEPEWLLEWRLKAYRHWLTMEEPDWAKLHYPPIDYQDSYYYSAPKTTAGPKSLDEVDPELLKTYEKLGIPLKEQAILAGVEGAGDSPSIAVDAVFDSVSVATTFKKKLEEKGIVFCSISEAVKTHPDLVRQYLGTVVPYSDNYFATLNCAVFTDGSFVYIPKGVRCPMELSTYFRINAKNTGQFERTLIIADEGSYVSYLEGCTAPQRDENQLHAAVVELVALDDATIKYSTVQNWYPGDENGKGGIYNFVTKRAACRGRNSKVSWTQVETGSAITWKYPSCILQGDNSVGEFYSVAITNNMQQADTGTKMIHIGKNTRSTIISKGISAGRAQNTYRGLVRILPKAQNARNFTQCDSLLIGDKCGAHTVPYIESRNRTARVEHEATTAKISEDQLFYCQQRGLKEEDAVGLIVNGFCKEVLKELPMEFAVEAQKLVAISLEGSVG
- the aroA gene encoding 3-phosphoshikimate 1-carboxyvinyltransferase, with the translated sequence MVTATGVAAVTVIPPTHPLTGRVVPPGSKSITNRALLLAALAKGTSRLTGALKSDDTRHMANALRHMGVTVDEPDATTFIVTSSGRLAAPAGPLFLGNAGTATRFLTAAVATVDGTVVVDGDEHMRKRPIAPLVKALTALGVDLEAPTGCPPVTVRGKGALAPGRVEIDAGLSSQYVSAILMAAACSSGPIDIALTGSDIGARGYIDLTLAAMRAFGAVVEQQDAATWRVLPTGYKAADYVIEPDASAATYLWAAEVLTGGRIDLGVPSDAFTQPDACAQAVIAQFPNMPAVIDGSQMQDAVPTLAVLAAFNNHPVRFVGIANLRVKECDRTRALSTELAKIRPGLAWEEGDDLIVAADPALAGQTLATDIHTYADHRIAMSFALAGLKIHGITILDPGCVAKTYPGYWDALRSLGMELVARA
- the sufC gene encoding Fe-S cluster assembly ATPase SufC; protein product: MSLIEIKNLHATVDGKAILKGIDLTINAGEVHAIMGPNGAGKSTLSYVLAGREGYEITEGSVTFNGQDLLSMEIEERAAAGLFLAFQYPVEIPGVSNTTFLKEALNAIRKTRGETPLDAMQFLKLIRAKAKDLSMNDDMIKRAVNVGFSGGEKKRNEALQMAVLQPKLAILDETDSGLDIDALKIVAEGVNRLRGPERGMLVITHYQRLLDYIVPDVVHVLANGRIVKSGGKDLALELEAKGYAEFGVTEAA
- a CDS encoding BsuBI/PstI family type II restriction endonuclease encodes the protein MHPLPPLLERAEVARRLRLIFPEGTPERDKCVRDAAAATVAAFLYIGAVEGADIWLNPVHVVRLGDTRMLFNADPTSRADYAKAPRATGERWYQDNSREQVRDEVIRQGLIPNGAVIERAGVPTTSSKPRYALAAPFAALFDPGLQGEALVRAAKGWADATLNPMALARIVSLRGSTDRDGGDILVRFPNGETRLLAPGPSSRIAQSVVEQFAPRFLTDPVVLWLSESAAKVAARDEGWIKRLRLRITPDRTLPDIILLDRGHSAADLKLVFVEVVATDGPVTEQRAQAFLGIAAEGGFDPSRVACVTAFLDRDRAEVKKALPSLAWGSHVWFASEPERLVRLLAEPGPLQGMG